The stretch of DNA CGACCGGCACCTGGTGCGCGGTGGCGAGGCCTATGTCGGCGGCTTCCTGCTGCGCTCCAGCCGCAACCTCTACCCGGCCTGGGGCCGGCTGGAGGAGGCGCTGCGCACGGGGCAGCAGCAGTCCGGCAGCCACTACGACGAGGTGACCCAGAACCCCGAGATCCTCCGCCAGTTCATCGGCAGCATGGACGCCTTCACCAACGTGCTCGGCGCCCAGCTGATCGAGGCGTACGACTGGTCCGGCCACGGCTCGGTGGTGGACGTGGGCGGCGCGCGCGGCAACCTGGCCTCGCAGATCGTCCGGGCCCGGCCGCACCTGGCCGGGCGCGTCTTCGACCTGCCCGAGATGAAGCCGTTCGCCGAGGAGCTGATCGCGGAGCTCGGCCTGACCGGCAAGCTGGAGTTCCACGGCGGCAGCTTCTTCACCGACCCGCTGCCCTCGGCGGACGTGGTGGTGCTCGGCCACGTGCTGCACGACTGGGACCCGCAGCAGCGCAGCATGCTGGTGCACAAGGCCTTCGACGCGGTCAACCCCGGCGGCACGCTGCTGGTCTACGACCGGATGCTGGACGACGAGCCGGAGCACGCCGAGAACCTGGTGATCAGCCTCGACATGCTGCTGGTGACCGACGGCGGCTCGGAGTACCCGGCCGCCGAGATCGTGGGCTACGCGGAGCACGCCGGCTTCGCCGGCACCGAGGTCGTCCCGCTGGGCGACTTCGACACCCTGGTGATCTGCCGCAAGGCGGCCTGACCGGTCAACGGCAAGGAGGGCGCCCCCGGACCTCGGTCCGGGGGCGCCCTCCTTGCGAGGCCCCGCCGTTCAGCCGGCCTTGCGGCAGAGCACGAGCGTGTCGAAGTCGGCGAGCGGCCGGTGGGTGACCTCGGTGAAGCCCGCCGCCCGCGCCTGGGCACCGATCTCGGCGACGGTGTACTCGGCGCCGCCCTCGGTGACCAGCAGCATGTTCAGACTGGCGACCAGGTTCTCGGTGTCGTCGGGCAGCTCGCCCAGCATCCGGTCGTAGACCAGCAGCGCCCCGCCGGGGTTGACCGCGCGGTACGCCTTGTCGAGCAGCTGCTGCCGCTGCGCAGGGTCCCAGTCGTGCAGGATGTGGCCTAGCACGAGCACGTCCGCCGAGGGCAGCGCGTCCTGGAAGAAGTCGCCCGGGTGGAAGACGGCCTGTCCGGTCCGGCCGAGTTCGGCCTGGTACTCGTGGAAGAACGGCTCCAGCTGCGGAAGGTCGAAGACGTGGCCCTCCAGGCCGGGGCGGGCCGCGAGCAGTTGGCCGAGCAGGTGCCCCCGGCAGCCGCCGACGTCCAGCACCGAGCGGTACTCCACCCCCTCCAGGGCGGCGAGCAGCCGCACCCCCAGGCCCTGGGTCAGGCCGTCCATCATCCGCACGAAGTGGCCGGTGGCGACCGGGTCGTCGAGCATGCCCGTGTAGTCGACCCGGCCCTGCGGCCGGCCGGTGCGCAGCGCCTGCGCCAGGTCCGCGTAGACCGGGTAGAGGTTGATGTCCGCGCCGCGCAGGAAGCCGCCGACCGCACCGGGGCGGCTGGCCACCAGGAAGCGGTCGGCGCCCTCCGCGTTGCGGTAGCGGCCGTCGGCGTCCCGGCGCAGCAGGCCGAGGGAGGTGAGCAGCTCCAGGAAGTCGGCGAGCCCCCGGCCGTGCAGGCCGAGCCGCTGCCGGAGCCCCTCGGTGGTCGCGGGGCCTTCGTCGAGCACGGTGAAGAGGTCGAGCCGGACGGCGGTGAGCAGGGCCTTCGCGGTGCAGAACCGGTTGCCGAGTTGCAGGATGTGAGCCGCCGTACCGACGTTCTCCACGGTGGTGGTCATGACCGGGTCTCCAGTTCTCTGACGATGCTGCGCGGACGATGCTGTGGGGACGGTGCCGCTCGGACGAGGTGCCGGCGCACCGGAATCTCGCAGCGCGGGATGGAGAACGGCTCGATCCGGGCTCGGTCCCTGCCGCGGGCTACCGGCCGGCCGGTGCGGCCTCCTCCTGCGGTCGCAGCCGGGCGGGGAGCAGGAAGGTCAGCAGGAAGGCCACCGCGAGCAGGGCCGTCTCGCACCAGAGGACCTGGGAGATCGCGGGGGAGAAGCCCTCCTGCCGGCCCAGCAGCCCGAAGAACAGCACGCCCAGCCCCGCGACACCGGCCGCGGCACCCAGCTGGTTGACGGTGTTGAGGACGCCGGAGGCGGACCCGGCGTCCTCG from Kitasatospora sp. MMS16-BH015 encodes:
- a CDS encoding methyltransferase, with the translated sequence MTTTVENVGTAAHILQLGNRFCTAKALLTAVRLDLFTVLDEGPATTEGLRQRLGLHGRGLADFLELLTSLGLLRRDADGRYRNAEGADRFLVASRPGAVGGFLRGADINLYPVYADLAQALRTGRPQGRVDYTGMLDDPVATGHFVRMMDGLTQGLGVRLLAALEGVEYRSVLDVGGCRGHLLGQLLAARPGLEGHVFDLPQLEPFFHEYQAELGRTGQAVFHPGDFFQDALPSADVLVLGHILHDWDPAQRQQLLDKAYRAVNPGGALLVYDRMLGELPDDTENLVASLNMLLVTEGGAEYTVAEIGAQARAAGFTEVTHRPLADFDTLVLCRKAG
- a CDS encoding methyltransferase → MTTKAPDVGTAAGILRLGNAFCDAKALLTAVELDLFTQLHKAPSGSATVEEVKDLLGLHGRGLQDFLDLLVALRILERQEGRYRNAEGTDRHLVRGGEAYVGGFLLRSSRNLYPAWGRLEEALRTGQQQSGSHYDEVTQNPEILRQFIGSMDAFTNVLGAQLIEAYDWSGHGSVVDVGGARGNLASQIVRARPHLAGRVFDLPEMKPFAEELIAELGLTGKLEFHGGSFFTDPLPSADVVVLGHVLHDWDPQQRSMLVHKAFDAVNPGGTLLVYDRMLDDEPEHAENLVISLDMLLVTDGGSEYPAAEIVGYAEHAGFAGTEVVPLGDFDTLVICRKAA